The sequence below is a genomic window from Streptomyces sp. B21-105.
CGCAGGAGGGCGGTGAGGTCGGCGGGCCGGGTGTGGGGGTTGAGGAGGGTGGTCTTGAGCCAGAGCCGGCCGTCGAGGCGGGCCCGGCCGAGGACGGCGTGGCCGTGGGTGAGGAGGCGGCGGCGGATGTCGGCGACGGCGGTGTCGGTGGCGTGTGCGGGCCGGAAGAGGACGGTGCTGAGGGTGGGTGGGGCGTGGAGTTCGAGGCCGGGGTGGGCGGTGACGAGGTCGGCGAGGTGCTGGGCGTGGTCGCAGACCTGGTCGACGAGGGCGCCGAGGCCGCTGCGGCCGAGGGTTTTGAGGGTGACGGCGATCTTGAGGGCGTCGGGGCGGCGGGTGGTGCGCAGGGAGCGGCCGAGGAGGTCGGGGAGGCCGGCTTCGGTGTCGTCGTCGGCGTTGAGGTAGTCGGCGTGGTGGTGGAGGGCGGTGAGGTCGTGGGGGTCGCGGACGGCGAGGAGTCCGGCGGCGACGGGCTGCCAGCCGAGTTTGTGGAGGTCGAGGGTGACGGTGTGGGCGGCTTCGAGGCCGGTGAGGAGGGGGCGGCGGCGGTCGCTGAAGAGGAGGCCTCCTCCGTAGGCGGCGTCGATGTGGAGGCGGGCGCCGTGGGTGTGGCTGAGGGCGGCGAGGGCGGGGAGGGGGTCGATGAGTCCGGCGTCGGTGGTGCCGGCGGTGGCGGCGACGAGGTGGGGGCCGGGTCGGGTGGTGAGGGTGTGGTGGAGGGTGGCGGGGTCGAGGACGCCGGTGGGGGTGGGGAGGATGACGGGTTCGGGGAGGCCGAGGAGCCAGGCGGCGCGGGGCAGGGAGTGGTGGGCGTTGGCGCCGCAGACGAGCCGGAGGGTGGGTCCGTGTGCTTCGCGGGCGAGGAGGAGGGCGAGATGGTTGGCTTCGGTGCCGCCGGTGGTGACGAGGGCGTCGGCGGGGGGCGTGGGGGCGGTGGCGGTGGTGGTGGCGGTGCTCGACGGTGTGGGGTCTGTGCTTGACGGTGTGGGGGGTGTCGGGTTGTGGCCGTAGATCTGCGCGGCGAGGGCGTGGGTGAGCAGGGTTTCCAGTTCCGAGGCGGCGGGGGCCTGGTCCCAGGAGTCGAGTGAGGGGTTGAGGGCGGTGGCGGCGAGGTCGGCGGCGGTGGCTACGGCGAGGGGCGGGCAGTGCAGGTGGGCGGCGCAGAGGGGGTGGGCGGGGTCGGCGGCGCCTTCGGCGAGGGTGCGGACGAGGGTGTGCAGGGCGCCGGGGTCGCCGTGTTCGGGCAGCGGGTCGCCGACGGCCTCGCTGACGCGTGCGGCCACCGTGTGCGGTCCGCCTGCGGGCAGTGGCCCGCCGCGTGAGCGGGCGCCGGCGTCGAGCGCGTCGAGGACGGTCGCCAGCAGGGGGCGCAGGGCGTCGGAGCCTTCGGGGCCTGAGGCGAGGGGCGGCATGCTCACGGGGGTTCCTCCGGGGCCGGGGGCGGGTGCCCGCAGCGGGGAGGTCCAGCTTGTCGGGTGGGGCGGCGACGCGCCCGGAAAGCCCGGGGACAGGAACCCGAAAGTGTGGTGGTCGCCGGGCGGGATCATCCGGAGCCCGGTGCGGTGGCGGTGGGGGGTTCCCGCCGGTGCCGGGGGAGCCGTCGGCGGGGCGTGGGGCGCGCGGTGGCCGGGGCGCTGTCGGCGCGGGCGGCGGGGCTCAGGCGCGTGAGGGCGGCCGTGCCGTCGGGTCGGGCGATGAGGGAACGGGGTTCCTCGACGGCTGGGCTTCGGGGTGGAGCGGCCGGGCGCTCCCGGCGTCGGGACCTGTCGGTGAGCGGCGGTCGGGGCGGCGCGATGGGGCGGTGCGGTGGGCCGGGGTGAGGTTCGGCCCGCCGTAGGGCCCCGCACGCCGGCCGGGGTGTGCGGGGCCCTACGGGGGCCGTGGCCGGGGTGTCAGGCCTGGTGGGCTTCGCGTACGCGCAAGGCGCGGGTGAGGTCGTCGAGTTGGTCGACGAGTTTGCGGCGCAGGGCGGGGATGGGGTGGGCGTCGGTGAGGCATTGTTCGCCGAGGCGCAGGGTGTCGGGGTCGATGGCGTGGCCGGGGAAGGCCCAGCGGCCTGCGGCGTCGGCGATGGCGGGGCCGCGGCGGGCGGCGACGGCGACGGCGTCCTGGTAGTAGCGGGGGATGTAGTCGGTGAGGAGGTCGGTCTGTTCGGGCTGCCAGAAGCCCTGGGCGGTGGCGGTGAAGAGGTAGTTGGAGAGGTCGTCGTCGTCGAACATGGCGGCCCAGGCGGTGTGTTTGGCTTCGGCGTCGGGGAGGGCGGCGCGGCAGCGGGCGGCGCCTTCGCGGCCGGTGGCGGAGGGGTCGCGGTCGAGTTCGGCGGTGATGTCGGTGTCGTCGACGGCGCCGAGGACGGCGAGTCGGGCGAGGACGCGCCAGCGCAGGTCGGGGTCGAGTTCGGGGCCGCCGGGGACGGTGCCGTCGGCGAGCCAGGCGGCGATGGTGTCGGGGTGGGCGGCGACGTCGATGAAGTGGCGTACGGCGATGAGGCGCAGGCTGGGGTGGTCGCCGTCCTCGGTGCGGCGGATGAGGTCGCGGCAGAGCGCGGAGAGGGCGGCGAGGGCGGCGGGGCGCTGTTCGGGGGTGGCGTAGCGGTCTGCGGCCTGGGTGGAGGCGAAGGTGAGGACGCCTTGGACGAGGGCGAGGTCGGTTTCGTGGGGGAGGTGGGTGCGGGCGGTGTCGAGGTAGGCGGCGGGGGTGAGTTCGCCGTCGCGGACGGCGTCGCGCAGGGCGTTCCAGACGACGGCTCGGGTGAGGGGGTCGGGGAGGCCGCTGAGGCGGGCGCGGAGGGTGTCGAAGGAGGCGGGGTCGAAGCGGATCTTGGCGTAGGTGAGGTCGCCGTCGTTGAGGAGGAGCAGGGCGGGGCGTTTGCCGAGGGGTTCGGGTGTGTGCTGCGGGATGTCGATCTCGAGGCGTCGGCGTTGGGTGAGGTGGCGGTCCTCGTCGGCGAGGTCGAGGTCGTAGAGGCCGACGGCGATGCGGTGGGGGCGGCTGCCGTGGTGGTCGACGGTCAGGGCGTGGTCGCCGTTGGAGCCGCTGACGGTGGGGAGGAGGGTGTCGACGCCCGTGGTGCGCAGCCAGGCGTCGGCCCAGGCGTGGACGTCGCGGTCGGTGTGGGCGGCGAGGGAGTCGATGAAGTCGGTGAGGGTGGCGTTGGCGAAGCGGTGTCGGGCGAAGTGGGTGTTGATGCCGGCGAGGAAGTCCTTCTCGCCGAGCCAGGTGACGAGTTGGCGTAGTGCGGAGGCGCCCTTGGCGTAGGAGATGCCGTCGAAGTTGAGGAGGGCGGAGGCGGTGTCGTCGACGTTCTCGGGGGCGACGGGGTGGGTGGAGGGGCGTTGGTCGGCGTCGTAGCCCCAGGGTTTGCGGACGACGCCGAATTCGGTCCAGGTGCCGTGGAAGCGGGTGGCTTCGGTGAGTGTCTGGTAGCCCATGTATTCGGCGAAGGACTCGTTGAGCCAGATGTCGTCCCACCATTGGAGGGTGACGAGGTCGCCGAACCACATGTGGGCCATCTCGTGGGCGATGACCATGGCGCGGGTCTGGCGTTCGGTGTCGGTGACGGCGGAGCGGTAGACGAATTCGTCGCGGAAGGTGACGAGGCCGGGGTTTTCCATGGCGCCGGCGTTGAACTCGGGGACGAAGGCCTGGTCGTAGGAGTCGAAGGGGTAGGGCTCTTCGAATTTCTCGTGGTAGCGGTCGTAGCAGGCGCGGGTGATGTCGAGGAGTTCGTCGGTGTCGGCGTCGAGGTAGGGGGCCAGGGAGCGGCGGCAGTGGAGTCCGAAGGGGAGTCCGCGGTGTTCGGTGCGTACGGAGTGCCAGGGGCCGGCGGCGACGGCGACGAGGTAGGTGGAGATGAGGGGGGTGGGTGCGGCCTGCCAGCGGCCGTCGCCGAGGTGTTCGGTGATGCCGTTGGCGAGGACGGTCCAGTGTTGGGGGGCTTTGACGGTGAGGTCGAAGACCGACTTGAGGTCGGGCTGGTCGAAGGCGGCGAAGACGCGTTGGACGTCTTCCATGAACAGCTGGGTGTAGAGGTAGGTCTCGCCGTCGGTGGGGTCGGTGAAGCGGTGCATGCCTTCGCCGGTGCGGGAGTAGCGCATGTCGGCGTGGACGCGCAGTTCGTGCTCGCCGGGGGTGAGGCCGGTCAGGGGGAGCCGGTTGTCGTCGAGCGTGTCGGGGTCGACGGGGCGGCCGTCGAGGGTGACGGAGTGCAGTGCGGCGGGCCTGATCTCGACGAAGGTGTCCCCG
It includes:
- the pepN gene encoding aminopeptidase N — translated: MSVLTRDEAQNRAKLLDVLRYTIELDLTTGDETFESSTVIRFAARTHGDTFVEIRPAALHSVTLDGRPVDPDTLDDNRLPLTGLTPGEHELRVHADMRYSRTGEGMHRFTDPTDGETYLYTQLFMEDVQRVFAAFDQPDLKSVFDLTVKAPQHWTVLANGITEHLGDGRWQAAPTPLISTYLVAVAAGPWHSVRTEHRGLPFGLHCRRSLAPYLDADTDELLDITRACYDRYHEKFEEPYPFDSYDQAFVPEFNAGAMENPGLVTFRDEFVYRSAVTDTERQTRAMVIAHEMAHMWFGDLVTLQWWDDIWLNESFAEYMGYQTLTEATRFHGTWTEFGVVRKPWGYDADQRPSTHPVAPENVDDTASALLNFDGISYAKGASALRQLVTWLGEKDFLAGINTHFARHRFANATLTDFIDSLAAHTDRDVHAWADAWLRTTGVDTLLPTVSGSNGDHALTVDHHGSRPHRIAVGLYDLDLADEDRHLTQRRRLEIDIPQHTPEPLGKRPALLLLNDGDLTYAKIRFDPASFDTLRARLSGLPDPLTRAVVWNALRDAVRDGELTPAAYLDTARTHLPHETDLALVQGVLTFASTQAADRYATPEQRPAALAALSALCRDLIRRTEDGDHPSLRLIAVRHFIDVAAHPDTIAAWLADGTVPGGPELDPDLRWRVLARLAVLGAVDDTDITAELDRDPSATGREGAARCRAALPDAEAKHTAWAAMFDDDDLSNYLFTATAQGFWQPEQTDLLTDYIPRYYQDAVAVAARRGPAIADAAGRWAFPGHAIDPDTLRLGEQCLTDAHPIPALRRKLVDQLDDLTRALRVREAHQA
- a CDS encoding pyridoxal phosphate-dependent decarboxylase family protein, with translation MPPLASGPEGSDALRPLLATVLDALDAGARSRGGPLPAGGPHTVAARVSEAVGDPLPEHGDPGALHTLVRTLAEGAADPAHPLCAAHLHCPPLAVATAADLAATALNPSLDSWDQAPAASELETLLTHALAAQIYGHNPTPPTPSSTDPTPSSTATTTATAPTPPADALVTTGGTEANHLALLLAREAHGPTLRLVCGANAHHSLPRAAWLLGLPEPVILPTPTGVLDPATLHHTLTTRPGPHLVAATAGTTDAGLIDPLPALAALSHTHGARLHIDAAYGGGLLFSDRRRPLLTGLEAAHTVTLDLHKLGWQPVAAGLLAVRDPHDLTALHHHADYLNADDDTEAGLPDLLGRSLRTTRRPDALKIAVTLKTLGRSGLGALVDQVCDHAQHLADLVTAHPGLELHAPPTLSTVLFRPAHATDTAVADIRRRLLTHGHAVLGRARLDGRLWLKTTLLNPHTRPADLTALLRLVEGNTPT